One stretch of Nocardioides perillae DNA includes these proteins:
- the treY gene encoding malto-oligosyltrehalose synthase: protein MSDETGAAPRRTRQVPARVPTSTYRLQVTPAQDLFRCAEVLPYLRDLGADWVYLSPILASEPGSDHGYDVVAHDHVDEERGGEAGLAALAATARELGLGVLVDIVPNHVGVATPVEDPWWWDVLKHGRDAEHAAAFDVDWSAGDGRLRIPVVGDHDLPQDAHGAGATIGHLAVVVDDESGEPELRYHDHRFPVAPGTADDLGEPLPEGTAEPGAVVDADTVHDRQHYELVNWHDADDDLNYRRFFAVNTLAALRVEDPEVFRDTHREIGRWISEGLVDGLRVDHPDGLRDPKGYLDDLAELTGGAYVLVEKILEPGEHLPVSWACEGTTGYDALGLLDRVLVDPAGEEPLDALETRLRGGPVDWPEMVHDLKREVTDGILHAEVRRIGRELRRHLPTLPAHRVEDVVAELLACFPVYRSYLPEGRDHLEEAVAEARHRRPDLAATFDQVVPWLTDPDAAAAKRFQQTSGMVMAKGVEDCSFYRWSRLTSLTEVGADPADFAVSVDELHAALTARQRDWPHAMTTTSTHDTKRGEDTRARISVLAEVPDVWAVALDRLQERAPVPDPGFGSLLWQAAVGAWPVSRERLHAYAEKAMREAGAHTRWTEPDEAFEGAVHAAVDAAYDDEAVAAEVAALARRLAGPGWVNSLSLKLLALTAPGVPDVYQGSELWEQSLVDPDNRRPVDFEARRALLDRVADGWVPPLTTGDDALDDDGAAKLAVVRAALRLRRDRPELFTDYTPVAAQGEATDHVVAFDRGGAVAVATRLPVGLARRGGWGDTSLDLPEGAWVDEVTGRRLAAGPGGVPLAELLADLPVALLRRDS from the coding sequence GTGAGCGACGAGACCGGCGCCGCCCCGCGGCGTACCCGTCAGGTGCCGGCCCGGGTGCCGACCAGCACCTACCGGCTGCAGGTGACGCCCGCGCAGGACCTCTTCCGCTGCGCGGAGGTGCTGCCCTACCTGCGCGACCTGGGCGCCGACTGGGTCTACCTGTCCCCGATCCTGGCCTCGGAGCCGGGCAGCGACCACGGCTACGACGTCGTGGCCCACGACCACGTCGACGAGGAGCGCGGCGGCGAGGCCGGCCTGGCCGCGCTCGCGGCGACGGCACGTGAGCTCGGCCTCGGCGTGCTCGTCGACATCGTCCCCAACCACGTCGGCGTCGCGACCCCGGTCGAGGATCCGTGGTGGTGGGACGTGCTCAAGCACGGCCGCGATGCCGAGCACGCCGCCGCCTTCGACGTCGACTGGTCGGCCGGGGACGGCCGGCTGCGCATCCCGGTCGTCGGCGACCACGACCTGCCGCAGGACGCCCACGGCGCCGGCGCGACCATCGGCCACCTGGCCGTGGTCGTCGACGACGAGTCGGGCGAGCCCGAGCTGCGCTACCACGACCACCGCTTCCCGGTCGCGCCCGGCACCGCCGACGACCTCGGCGAGCCGCTGCCCGAGGGCACGGCCGAGCCGGGCGCCGTCGTGGACGCCGACACCGTCCACGACCGCCAGCACTACGAGCTGGTCAACTGGCACGACGCCGACGACGACCTCAACTACCGCCGGTTCTTCGCCGTCAACACCCTCGCGGCCCTGCGCGTCGAGGACCCGGAGGTCTTCCGCGACACGCACCGCGAGATCGGCCGCTGGATCAGCGAGGGCCTGGTCGACGGGCTGCGCGTCGACCACCCCGACGGCCTGCGCGACCCGAAGGGCTACCTCGACGACCTCGCCGAGCTGACCGGCGGCGCCTACGTGCTGGTCGAGAAGATCCTCGAGCCCGGCGAGCACCTGCCGGTCTCCTGGGCCTGCGAGGGCACGACCGGCTACGACGCCCTCGGCCTCCTCGACCGCGTGCTGGTCGACCCCGCCGGCGAGGAGCCGCTCGACGCCCTCGAGACCCGGCTGCGCGGCGGCCCGGTCGACTGGCCGGAGATGGTCCACGACCTCAAGCGGGAGGTCACCGACGGCATCCTGCACGCCGAGGTGCGCCGCATCGGCCGCGAGCTGCGCCGCCACCTGCCGACCCTGCCGGCCCACCGGGTCGAGGACGTCGTCGCCGAGCTGCTCGCCTGCTTCCCGGTCTACCGCTCCTACCTGCCCGAGGGCCGCGACCACCTCGAGGAGGCGGTCGCCGAGGCCCGCCACCGCCGCCCCGACCTCGCGGCGACCTTCGACCAGGTCGTGCCGTGGCTCACCGACCCCGACGCGGCCGCCGCGAAGCGCTTCCAGCAGACCTCCGGCATGGTGATGGCCAAGGGCGTCGAGGACTGCTCCTTCTACCGCTGGTCGCGCCTGACCTCGCTCACCGAGGTCGGCGCCGACCCGGCCGACTTCGCCGTGTCGGTCGACGAGCTGCACGCCGCGCTCACCGCGCGGCAGCGCGACTGGCCGCACGCGATGACGACCACCTCGACCCACGACACCAAGCGCGGCGAGGACACCCGCGCGCGCATCTCGGTGCTCGCGGAGGTGCCGGACGTGTGGGCCGTCGCGCTCGACCGGCTGCAGGAGCGGGCGCCCGTGCCCGACCCGGGCTTCGGCTCGCTGCTGTGGCAGGCCGCGGTCGGCGCCTGGCCGGTGAGCCGCGAGCGGCTGCACGCCTACGCCGAGAAGGCGATGCGCGAGGCCGGCGCGCACACCCGTTGGACCGAGCCCGACGAGGCGTTCGAGGGTGCGGTGCACGCGGCCGTCGACGCGGCGTACGACGACGAGGCGGTCGCCGCGGAGGTCGCGGCCCTGGCGAGGCGCCTCGCCGGGCCGGGCTGGGTCAACTCGCTCTCGCTCAAGCTGCTGGCCCTGACGGCACCGGGCGTGCCCGACGTCTACCAGGGCTCGGAGCTGTGGGAGCAGAGCCTGGTCGACCCCGACAACCGCCGGCCGGTCGACTTCGAGGCGCGGCGCGCGCTGCTCGACCGGGTCGCCGACGGCTGGGTGCCGCCGCTGACCACGGGCGACGACGCCCTCGACGACGACGGTGCCGCCAAGCTCGCGGTGGTCCGCGCCGCGCTGCGGCTGCGCCGCGACCGGCCCGAGCTGTTCACCGACTACACCCCGGTCGCGGCCCAGGGCGAGGCCACCGACCACGTCGTCGCCTTCGACCGCGGCGGCGCCGTCGCCGTCGCGACCCGGCTGCCGGTCGGCCTGGCGCGCCGCGGCGGGTGGGGCGACACCTCGCTCGACCTGCCGGAGGGTGCCTGGGTCGACGAGGTGAC
- the glgX gene encoding glycogen debranching protein GlgX: MVGADGRPEVWPGSAYPLGATYDGSGTNFALFSEVADRVELCLFDQQPKGSRKKGLVETRVELTEVDAHVWHCYLPGVQPGQRYGYRVHGPWDPAQGLRCNPQKLLLDPYAKATSGEIDWHPSLFAYDFGDPDSRNDQDSAAHMTLGVVINPFFDWEGDRPPYVPYADSVIYEAHVKGLTQLHPDVPEEMRGTYAALALPAITDHLQKLGVTAIELMPVHQFVQDNTLLEKGLRNYWGYNTLGFFAPHASYAATSEPGQQVQEFKSMVKAMHAAGIEVILDVVYNHTAEGNHLGPTLSFKGIDNPAYYRLVEDDQQYYMDYTGTGNSLNVRHPHSLQLIMDSLRYWVTEMHVDGFRFDLAAALAREFYDVDRLATFFELVQQDPVVSQVKLIAEPWDVGPGGYQVGGFPPQWTEWNGAYRDTVRDFWRGEPSLGEFASRLAGSSDLYEHSGRRPFASINFVTAHDGFTLRDLVSYNEKHNDANGEDGNDGESHNRSWNHGVEGPTDDPEVLTMRARQQRNFLTTLLLSQGVPMLLHGDELGRTQLGNNNTYAQDSEISWVHWDRADAPLLEFAAEVARLRHEHPTFRRRRFFSGGVVETADGEQVRDTVWLRGDGQPMEDADWDRPPHEGGSQLIGMFLNGDGIAGVDPRGQRISDDHFLLWLNADGDTEVVLPSAEYAESWDVVVDTAGRPADHEEYAAGATVPLPSRSMLVLRQHREAEPEVDTSVAASLAVLAKTTRGEQQAVDDAIARAEERAEEHDGMDADGEGSGEADDGADDGADGGSSDEVPAEADTQQPEEGTQA, from the coding sequence GTGGTCGGCGCCGACGGCCGGCCGGAGGTGTGGCCCGGCTCGGCCTACCCCCTCGGCGCCACCTACGACGGCAGCGGCACCAACTTCGCCCTCTTCAGCGAGGTCGCCGACCGCGTCGAGCTGTGCCTCTTCGACCAGCAGCCCAAGGGCAGCCGGAAGAAGGGCCTGGTCGAGACCCGGGTCGAGCTCACCGAGGTCGACGCGCACGTGTGGCACTGCTACCTGCCGGGCGTGCAGCCCGGCCAGCGCTACGGCTACCGCGTGCACGGCCCCTGGGACCCGGCGCAGGGCCTGCGCTGCAATCCCCAGAAGCTGCTCCTCGACCCCTACGCGAAGGCCACGAGCGGCGAGATCGACTGGCACCCCAGCCTCTTCGCCTACGACTTCGGCGACCCCGACAGCCGCAACGACCAGGACTCCGCCGCCCACATGACCCTCGGCGTCGTCATCAACCCGTTCTTCGACTGGGAGGGCGACCGCCCGCCCTACGTGCCCTACGCCGACTCCGTGATCTACGAGGCGCACGTCAAGGGCCTCACCCAGCTGCACCCCGACGTGCCCGAGGAGATGCGCGGCACCTACGCCGCCCTCGCGCTGCCGGCCATCACCGACCACCTGCAGAAGCTCGGCGTCACGGCGATCGAGCTCATGCCCGTGCACCAGTTCGTGCAGGACAACACCCTGCTCGAGAAGGGCCTGCGCAACTACTGGGGTTACAACACCCTCGGCTTCTTCGCCCCGCACGCCTCCTACGCCGCGACCTCCGAGCCGGGCCAGCAGGTGCAGGAGTTCAAGTCGATGGTCAAGGCGATGCACGCCGCGGGCATCGAGGTCATCCTCGACGTCGTCTACAACCACACCGCCGAGGGCAACCACCTCGGCCCGACCCTGTCGTTCAAGGGCATCGACAACCCGGCGTACTACCGCCTCGTCGAGGACGACCAGCAGTACTACATGGACTACACCGGCACCGGCAACAGCCTCAACGTGCGCCACCCGCACTCGCTGCAGCTGATCATGGACTCGCTGCGCTACTGGGTGACCGAGATGCACGTCGACGGCTTCCGCTTCGACCTCGCCGCCGCGCTCGCCCGCGAGTTCTACGACGTCGACCGGCTCGCCACCTTCTTCGAGCTCGTGCAGCAGGACCCGGTCGTCAGCCAGGTCAAGCTGATCGCCGAGCCGTGGGACGTCGGCCCCGGCGGCTACCAGGTCGGCGGCTTCCCGCCGCAGTGGACCGAGTGGAACGGCGCCTACCGCGACACGGTGCGCGACTTCTGGCGCGGCGAGCCCAGCCTCGGCGAGTTCGCCAGCCGCCTGGCCGGCTCCTCCGACCTCTACGAGCACTCCGGTCGCCGGCCCTTCGCGAGCATCAACTTCGTCACCGCCCACGACGGCTTCACGCTGCGCGACCTCGTGTCCTACAACGAGAAGCACAACGACGCCAACGGCGAGGACGGCAACGACGGCGAGAGCCACAATCGCTCGTGGAACCACGGCGTCGAGGGTCCGACCGACGACCCCGAGGTGCTCACGATGCGCGCGCGCCAGCAGCGCAACTTCCTCACCACGCTGCTGCTCAGCCAGGGCGTGCCGATGCTGCTGCACGGCGACGAGCTGGGCCGCACCCAGCTCGGCAACAACAACACCTACGCCCAGGACTCCGAGATCAGCTGGGTCCACTGGGACCGCGCCGACGCGCCGCTGCTCGAGTTCGCCGCCGAGGTCGCGCGGCTGCGCCACGAGCACCCGACCTTCCGCCGTCGCCGCTTCTTCTCCGGCGGTGTCGTCGAGACCGCCGACGGCGAGCAGGTGCGCGACACCGTCTGGCTGCGCGGCGACGGGCAGCCGATGGAGGACGCCGACTGGGACCGCCCGCCGCACGAGGGCGGCTCGCAGCTGATCGGCATGTTCCTGAACGGCGACGGCATCGCCGGGGTCGACCCGCGCGGCCAGCGCATCAGCGACGACCACTTCCTGCTGTGGCTCAACGCCGACGGCGACACCGAGGTCGTGCTCCCCTCCGCCGAGTACGCCGAGTCGTGGGACGTCGTCGTCGACACCGCCGGCCGCCCCGCCGACCACGAGGAGTACGCCGCCGGCGCGACCGTGCCGCTCCCGAGCCGGTCGATGCTCGTGCTGCGCCAGCACCGCGAGGCCGAGCCCGAGGTCGACACCTCGGTCGCGGCCTCGCTCGCGGTGCTCGCCAAGACCACGCGAGGCGAGCAGCAGGCCGTCGACGACGCGATCGCCCGCGCCGAAGAGCGCGCGGAGGAGCACGACGGCATGGACGCCGACGGCGAGGGCAGCGGCGAGGCCGACGACGGGGCCGACGACGGGGCCGACGGCGGGAGCAGCGACGAGGTGCCGGCCGAGGCCGACACCCAGCAGCCCGAGGAGGGGACGCAGGCGTGA
- a CDS encoding acyl-CoA dehydrogenase family protein, producing the protein MKRTIYTEDHEAFRASVREFLERSVVPHVEQHAADKSLPRDFWLEAGKQGFLGLEVPDEFGGAKDLQGGDYRFNAVLMEELSFVNAALSSCVGIHADIVAPYLVELTTEEQRQRWLPGVASGETLCAIGMTEPSGGSDLAALKTTAVRDGDDWVVNGSKTFITNGYSADLVVTAVRTSPEKGARGITLFGIETDKPGFSRGRKLDKVGQDESDTAELFFEDVRVTDADVVGELDNGFIHMMQNLPQERLGCAISNLAHAKQILVETLQYTKDRKAFGQGVGSFQHNKFLLAELFTQVDVTQAYVDQCVLAHSAGDLTPTDAAKAKWWTSQVQNEILDHCVQLHGGYGFMNEYRVARAWRDARVSKIWAGSNEIMKELIGRDLGL; encoded by the coding sequence ATGAAGCGCACCATCTACACCGAGGACCACGAGGCCTTCCGCGCCTCCGTGCGCGAGTTCCTCGAGCGGTCGGTCGTCCCCCACGTCGAGCAGCACGCGGCCGACAAGTCGCTGCCCCGCGACTTCTGGCTCGAGGCCGGCAAGCAGGGCTTCCTCGGTCTCGAGGTCCCCGACGAGTTCGGCGGCGCCAAGGACCTCCAGGGCGGCGACTACCGGTTCAACGCCGTGCTGATGGAGGAGCTGTCCTTCGTCAACGCCGCGCTGTCGTCGTGCGTCGGCATCCACGCCGACATCGTCGCGCCCTACCTCGTCGAGCTCACCACCGAGGAGCAGCGCCAGCGCTGGCTGCCCGGTGTCGCCTCGGGCGAGACGCTCTGCGCGATCGGCATGACCGAGCCCTCCGGCGGCTCCGACCTGGCGGCGCTCAAGACGACCGCGGTGCGCGACGGCGACGACTGGGTCGTCAACGGCTCGAAGACCTTCATCACCAACGGCTACTCCGCCGACCTGGTGGTCACCGCGGTCCGCACCAGCCCCGAGAAGGGCGCGCGCGGCATCACGCTCTTCGGCATCGAGACCGACAAGCCGGGCTTCAGCCGCGGTCGCAAGCTCGACAAGGTCGGTCAGGACGAGTCCGACACCGCCGAGCTGTTCTTCGAGGACGTCCGCGTCACCGACGCCGACGTCGTGGGCGAGCTCGACAACGGCTTCATCCACATGATGCAGAACCTCCCGCAGGAGCGCCTGGGCTGCGCGATCTCCAACCTGGCGCACGCCAAGCAGATCCTGGTCGAGACGCTGCAGTACACCAAGGACCGCAAGGCCTTCGGCCAGGGCGTGGGCTCCTTCCAGCACAACAAGTTCCTGCTCGCCGAGCTGTTCACCCAGGTCGACGTCACCCAGGCCTACGTCGACCAGTGCGTGCTCGCGCACTCCGCCGGCGACCTCACCCCCACCGACGCCGCCAAGGCCAAGTGGTGGACCTCGCAGGTGCAGAACGAGATCCTCGACCACTGCGTGCAGCTGCACGGCGGCTACGGCTTCATGAACGAGTACCGCGTCGCCCGCGCCTGGCGCGACGCCCGCGTCTCGAAGATCTGGGCCGGCTCCAACGAGATCATGAAGGAGCTCATCGGCCGCGACCTCGGCCTCTGA
- the thpR gene encoding RNA 2',3'-cyclic phosphodiesterase, with the protein MRVFVALRPPEEAVEHLADFLEPRREAAPPGLRWSLVEQLHVTLAFAAELEERRLDDLLEGVAAAAARRRPVPTRVAGGGAFPDVGRAKVLWAGLDLAPDDAAEVDALAAGVRTAVARAGAPVDGARFRPHLTVARLGRPREITRWVQLLDAYVGPRWHADQVAVVASHLGEGPGGRPRHEQLARLPVGA; encoded by the coding sequence GTGCGCGTCTTCGTCGCCCTGAGGCCGCCCGAGGAGGCGGTGGAGCACCTCGCCGACTTCCTGGAGCCGCGGCGCGAGGCCGCGCCGCCGGGGCTGCGGTGGTCACTGGTGGAGCAGCTGCACGTGACGCTCGCCTTCGCCGCGGAGCTCGAGGAGCGCCGCCTCGACGACCTGCTCGAGGGGGTGGCCGCCGCCGCGGCGCGCCGTCGCCCCGTGCCGACCCGGGTCGCCGGTGGCGGGGCCTTCCCCGACGTCGGCCGCGCGAAGGTGCTGTGGGCGGGCCTCGACCTGGCGCCCGACGACGCGGCGGAGGTCGATGCGCTCGCGGCCGGCGTCCGCACGGCCGTGGCGCGGGCCGGCGCGCCGGTCGACGGCGCCCGCTTCCGCCCGCACCTGACCGTGGCGCGGCTCGGCCGGCCGCGCGAGATCACGCGGTGGGTGCAGCTGCTCGACGCCTACGTCGGGCCGCGCTGGCACGCCGACCAGGTCGCGGTGGTGGCGTCCCACCTCGGGGAGGGCCCGGGCGGGCGCCCGCGCCACGAGCAGCTGGCCCGGCTGCCCGTCGGCGCCTGA
- a CDS encoding NAD(P) transhydrogenase subunit alpha: MRIAVVRETREAEARVAMVPELVGKLTALGYEVLVEPGAGLSAGATDADYTTAGAQVDDRALDDADVVLAVQPLGVDQVRRLRRGAATISFLPTAQVPEVVRDLRDLAITSFAVELVPRISRAQSMDALSSQSLVSGYRCAIVAAGMLRRFFPLNMTAAGTVPPAEVVVLGAGVAGLQAIATARRLGAVVKAYDVRAAAAEEIRSLGAQAIELDLETLEGAGGYAREMSEERAARQRELLAPHIASADALITTAAVPGRTAPVLVTAAMVERMRPGSVVVDLAAESGGNVEGSVPGEVVRVGGATLWGGRNVPAQMPAPASRLYAQNLVNLVALMTAAGEDAPPGTFLPDWGDEIVAASCVTRDGAIVHDPTRVALEGPAGGALP; the protein is encoded by the coding sequence ATGAGGATCGCCGTCGTCCGCGAGACCCGCGAGGCCGAGGCCCGCGTCGCCATGGTGCCCGAGCTGGTGGGCAAGCTGACCGCCCTGGGCTACGAGGTGCTGGTCGAGCCCGGGGCCGGCCTGAGCGCGGGCGCGACCGACGCCGACTACACGACCGCGGGCGCGCAGGTCGACGACCGCGCGCTCGACGACGCCGACGTCGTGCTGGCGGTGCAGCCGCTCGGCGTCGACCAGGTGCGCCGGCTGCGCCGCGGTGCGGCGACGATCTCCTTCCTGCCGACCGCGCAGGTGCCCGAGGTGGTACGCGACCTGCGCGACCTGGCGATCACCTCCTTCGCGGTCGAGCTGGTGCCGCGGATCAGCCGCGCGCAGTCGATGGACGCGCTCTCCTCGCAGTCGCTCGTCTCGGGCTACCGCTGCGCGATCGTCGCCGCCGGCATGCTGCGCCGCTTCTTCCCGCTCAACATGACCGCCGCCGGCACGGTGCCGCCCGCCGAGGTGGTCGTGCTCGGTGCGGGCGTCGCGGGCCTGCAGGCCATCGCCACCGCGCGCCGGCTCGGCGCCGTCGTCAAGGCGTACGACGTGCGCGCGGCCGCCGCCGAGGAGATCCGGTCGCTGGGGGCCCAGGCGATCGAGCTGGACCTCGAGACGCTCGAGGGCGCCGGGGGCTACGCCCGCGAGATGAGCGAGGAGCGGGCGGCGCGCCAGCGCGAGCTGCTCGCCCCCCACATCGCCTCGGCCGACGCGCTCATCACCACCGCGGCGGTGCCGGGCCGCACCGCGCCGGTGCTGGTGACCGCCGCCATGGTCGAGCGCATGCGGCCCGGCTCGGTCGTGGTCGACCTGGCCGCGGAGTCCGGCGGCAACGTCGAGGGCTCGGTGCCCGGCGAGGTGGTGCGCGTGGGCGGCGCCACCCTGTGGGGCGGGCGCAACGTGCCCGCGCAGATGCCGGCGCCCGCCTCGCGGCTCTACGCCCAGAACCTCGTCAACCTCGTCGCCCTCATGACCGCCGCCGGCGAGGACGCGCCGCCCGGCACGTTCCTGCCGGACTGGGGCGACGAGATCGTCGCCGCGTCGTGCGTCACCCGCGACGGCGCGATCGTCCACGACCCGACCCGGGTCGCCCTCGAAGGACCTGCCGGAGGTGCCCTGCCGTGA
- a CDS encoding proton-translocating transhydrogenase family protein has protein sequence MTLDPAVVWLTIFVLSVFVGVEVISKVSSTLHTPLMSGANAIHGIILLGAVLVTGTADSGLALVVGLVAVVLASVNVVGGFVVTDRMLRMFQRRKPAKGQPAGSDGAGR, from the coding sequence GTGACCCTCGACCCCGCGGTCGTCTGGCTGACGATCTTCGTGCTCAGCGTCTTCGTCGGCGTCGAGGTGATCTCGAAGGTCTCCTCGACCCTGCACACCCCGCTCATGTCCGGCGCCAACGCCATCCACGGCATCATCCTGCTCGGCGCGGTCCTGGTGACCGGCACCGCCGACTCGGGGCTCGCCCTGGTCGTCGGCCTCGTCGCCGTCGTGCTCGCCTCCGTCAACGTCGTCGGCGGCTTCGTCGTGACCGACCGGATGCTGCGGATGTTCCAGCGCCGCAAGCCAGCGAAGGGGCAGCCGGCCGGGTCCGACGGCGCCGGCCGGTGA
- a CDS encoding NAD(P)(+) transhydrogenase (Re/Si-specific) subunit beta, which produces MSTVPTWVQLVYLGCAVAFILALKGLAGPRTARAGNLLGAAAAAVACAVPFLHLDLDHVGLILGAVALGSLVGAVGARRVQMTQMPQMVALFNGVGGGAAALVALLELEHLVEDGAPTFYLVATAFTILVGSVSFSGSVVTFAKLQELMTSRPVTFPGLPVVFGLAAVAALAVGVVLSTASGASVWLGVGLALLGLAVGVLLVLPVGGADVPIVISLLNAFTGLTVAAGGYVLQNVVLLVAGTLVGASGTFLTLLMAGAMGRSVSNILFGALKGGSTLGAGEASDRPVRSAGPEDVAILLGYADSVLVVPGYGLAVAQAQHTLRELVEVLQARGTRVAYAIHPVAGRMPGHMNVLLAEAQVPYEQLREMDDVNGEFKQTDVVLVVGANDVVNPAARTSPGAPIYGMPILDVDEARQVVFLKRSMRPGFAGIENELLFDPKTTLLFGDAKATLTKLLGATKAL; this is translated from the coding sequence GTGAGCACCGTGCCCACCTGGGTGCAGCTGGTCTACCTCGGCTGCGCCGTCGCCTTCATCCTCGCGCTCAAGGGGCTGGCAGGCCCGCGCACCGCCCGCGCCGGCAACCTGCTCGGCGCCGCCGCGGCCGCGGTGGCCTGCGCGGTCCCCTTCCTCCACCTCGACCTCGACCACGTCGGGCTGATCCTGGGCGCGGTCGCGCTCGGCTCGCTCGTCGGCGCGGTCGGCGCCCGCCGGGTGCAGATGACGCAGATGCCGCAGATGGTCGCGCTCTTCAACGGCGTCGGCGGCGGCGCGGCCGCCCTGGTGGCGCTCCTGGAGCTCGAGCACCTCGTCGAGGACGGCGCGCCCACCTTCTACCTCGTCGCCACGGCGTTCACGATCCTCGTCGGCTCGGTCTCCTTCTCCGGCTCGGTCGTCACCTTCGCCAAGCTGCAGGAGCTCATGACCTCGCGGCCGGTGACCTTCCCGGGGCTGCCGGTGGTCTTCGGCCTGGCCGCCGTCGCGGCGCTCGCGGTGGGCGTCGTGCTGTCGACGGCGTCGGGGGCGAGCGTCTGGCTGGGCGTCGGGCTCGCGCTGCTCGGCCTCGCGGTCGGCGTGCTGCTGGTGCTGCCGGTCGGCGGCGCCGACGTGCCGATCGTCATCTCGCTGCTCAACGCCTTCACCGGCCTGACGGTCGCCGCCGGCGGCTACGTCCTGCAGAACGTCGTGCTCCTCGTCGCCGGCACCCTGGTCGGCGCCTCCGGCACCTTCCTCACCCTGCTGATGGCCGGCGCGATGGGCCGCTCGGTGTCGAACATCCTCTTCGGCGCGCTGAAGGGCGGCTCCACGCTCGGCGCGGGCGAGGCGTCCGACCGCCCGGTGCGCTCGGCCGGGCCCGAGGACGTCGCCATCCTGCTCGGCTACGCCGACAGCGTCCTCGTCGTGCCCGGCTACGGCCTCGCCGTGGCCCAGGCGCAGCACACCCTGCGCGAGCTGGTCGAGGTGCTGCAGGCGCGCGGCACGCGCGTCGCCTACGCCATCCACCCGGTCGCCGGCCGGATGCCCGGCCACATGAACGTGCTGCTGGCCGAGGCCCAGGTGCCCTACGAGCAGCTGCGCGAGATGGACGACGTCAACGGCGAGTTCAAGCAGACCGACGTGGTGCTCGTCGTCGGCGCCAACGACGTGGTCAACCCCGCCGCGCGCACGTCGCCCGGTGCGCCGATCTACGGCATGCCGATCCTCGACGTCGACGAGGCGCGACAGGTGGTCTTCCTGAAGCGCTCGATGCGTCCCGGCTTCGCCGGCATCGAGAACGAGCTGCTCTTCGACCCCAAGACCACCCTGCTCTTCGGCGACGCCAAGGCCACGCTGACCAAGCTGCTGGGGGCGACCAAGGCGCTCTGA